In one window of Canis lupus baileyi chromosome 12, mCanLup2.hap1, whole genome shotgun sequence DNA:
- the LOC140600979 gene encoding histone H3-like — MDSQRGTFNSCPAQSERDGAYKDRCGGPGPRYSPSRFAMARTKQTARKSTGGKAPRKQLATKAARKSAPATGGVKKPHRYRPGTVALREIRRYQKSTELLIRKLPFQRLVREIAQDFKTDLRFQSSAVMALQEASEAYLVGLFEDTNLCAIHAKRVTIMPKDIQLARRIRGERA; from the coding sequence ATGGACAGCCAGCGCGGGACTTTCAATTCTTGCCCCGCCCAATCGGAGAGAGACGGTGCCTATAAAGACCGCTGCGGCGGGCCGGGGCCCCGTTACTCTCCCAGCCGCTTCGCCATGGCTCGTACGAAACAGACCGCCCGCAAGTCGACCGGCGGCAAGGCCCCGCGCAAGCAGCTGGCCACCAAGGCGGCCCGCAAGAGCGCGCCGGCCACGGGCGGCGTCAAGAAGCCGCACCGCTACCGGCCGGGCACGGTGGCCCTGCGCGAGATCCGGCGCTACCAGAAGTCCACGGAGCTGCTGATCCGCAAGCTGCCGTTCCAGCGGCTGGTGCGCGAGATCGCGCAGGACTTCAAGACGGACCTGCGCTTCCAGAGCTCGGCCGTCATGGCGCTGCAGGAGGCGAGCGAGGCCTACCTGGTGGGGCTCTTCGAGGACACCAACCTGTGCGCCATCCACGCCAAGCGCGTCACCATCATGCCCAAGGACATCCAGCTGGCGCGCCGCATCCGCGGGGAGCGGGCTTGA